The following are encoded in a window of Candidatus Eisenbacteria bacterium genomic DNA:
- the uvrC gene encoding excinuclease ABC subunit UvrC: protein RSAGGARRRGRTFPGGFAPGRLRSLRVRPLDPPPGPAPSRGSRDRRNPRLHRRAHGDGRGGAAGPLGDPRREAAEEGMKLLEERLRMLPRRPGVYLFRTSAGEVLYVGKAKSLPPRVRSYFRTRHEPGSRLAQMVQRIHDIETIVTGSETEALILEANLVKEHRPRYNVFLKDDKSYPFLQVTTGHPFPGLFLTRRVIADGSRYFGPYTFVKGLRRTLKGLRGVFRLRNCTDQRLESGGRECLEYFIERCPAPCTARIDQADYGAIVARLLRFLGGDVGGVVEEMRARMLACSREARFEEAARLRDDIATLERLGLLQRMTPALQSDTDVVALVRRGARACCVAMHVRDGKVLGKEQRIVLRASETEEPEILRLFLIDLYGGAQDPPDLILTSLAPSEAPLLEGWLSSRRGAAVRIRPVRAGAKRGLLDLARENAHLGLEEEELRQRKRRTLVDPGIYELQERLGLPRIPYRIEGFDISNLQATYAVAAQVCFQDGSPLKSAYRRYRIKQVQGPDDVAMMEEVLRRRLGRLRQDGGAGPDLILVDGGRGQVGRAVAVLEQAGLGEIAVLGLAKREEQLVIPGVSEPLRLPRNSDALRLLQRVRDEAHRFALSYHRSIRGKGQTRSALDPLMGVGRVRRARLLERFGSVEGVRRASVEALVRVPGIGPRIARRIKEGLGAAEIPRAEISGGTVDES, encoded by the coding sequence CGATCCGCCGGCGGGGCTCGTCGCCGCGGCAGGACGTTTCCTGGCGGCTTCGCTCCTGGGCGGCTGCGTAGCCTACGCGTGCGACCGCTGGATCCCCCTCCCGGCCCCGCCCCGTCTCGCGGCAGCCGGGACCGGCGGAATCCTCGCCTACATCGTCGTGCTCACGGCGATGGGCGCGGAGGAGCCGCGGGACCTCTGGGCGATCCTCGGAGGGAGGCTGCGGAGGAAGGGATGAAGCTTCTGGAGGAGCGGCTGCGCATGCTGCCGCGGCGGCCGGGCGTCTATCTCTTTCGCACCAGCGCCGGCGAGGTGCTCTATGTCGGCAAGGCGAAGAGCCTGCCGCCGCGCGTCCGCAGCTATTTCCGCACGCGCCACGAGCCCGGATCGAGGCTGGCCCAGATGGTCCAGCGGATCCATGACATCGAGACGATCGTGACCGGGTCCGAGACGGAGGCGCTCATCCTCGAGGCGAACCTGGTCAAGGAGCATCGTCCCCGCTACAACGTCTTCTTGAAGGATGACAAGAGCTACCCGTTCCTCCAGGTGACGACAGGCCATCCCTTCCCCGGCCTCTTCCTCACGCGGCGAGTGATCGCCGATGGGTCCCGGTACTTTGGGCCGTACACATTCGTGAAGGGCCTGAGACGGACGTTGAAGGGGCTGCGCGGCGTCTTCCGGCTGCGCAACTGCACCGATCAGAGGTTGGAGAGCGGGGGACGCGAGTGCCTCGAGTACTTCATCGAGCGCTGCCCGGCTCCCTGCACGGCGAGAATCGATCAGGCCGACTACGGCGCCATCGTCGCCCGTCTCCTTCGTTTCCTCGGGGGAGATGTCGGCGGCGTCGTGGAGGAGATGCGCGCTCGGATGCTCGCCTGCTCCCGAGAAGCGCGCTTCGAGGAGGCAGCCCGCCTGCGAGACGACATCGCGACCCTCGAGCGGCTTGGCCTGCTCCAGAGAATGACCCCGGCGCTGCAGTCCGATACAGATGTCGTGGCGCTCGTCCGGCGCGGCGCGCGCGCCTGCTGCGTCGCCATGCATGTGCGCGACGGGAAGGTCCTCGGCAAGGAGCAGCGCATCGTCCTCAGGGCATCGGAGACGGAGGAGCCGGAGATCCTGAGGCTCTTCCTCATCGATCTCTACGGCGGTGCTCAGGATCCCCCCGATCTGATACTCACATCGCTCGCCCCCTCGGAGGCGCCGCTCCTGGAGGGGTGGCTGTCATCCCGGCGGGGGGCCGCGGTGCGGATCCGCCCGGTCCGCGCGGGCGCGAAGCGAGGGCTGCTCGACCTGGCCCGAGAGAACGCGCATCTCGGACTGGAGGAAGAAGAGCTCCGGCAGAGGAAGAGGCGGACTCTCGTCGACCCCGGGATCTATGAGCTTCAGGAGAGGCTCGGTCTACCTCGAATCCCCTATCGAATCGAGGGGTTCGACATCTCCAACCTCCAGGCGACCTATGCCGTCGCGGCTCAAGTCTGCTTCCAGGACGGATCACCCTTGAAGAGCGCCTATCGCCGCTATAGGATCAAGCAAGTCCAAGGACCGGACGACGTTGCCATGATGGAAGAGGTTCTCAGGCGACGGCTCGGGAGGCTGCGGCAGGATGGAGGGGCTGGGCCCGATCTGATCCTGGTCGATGGGGGGAGAGGGCAAGTGGGCAGGGCGGTAGCCGTCCTCGAGCAAGCGGGCCTTGGCGAGATCGCCGTCTTGGGGTTGGCGAAGCGGGAGGAGCAGTTGGTCATCCCCGGCGTCAGCGAGCCCCTCCGTCTCCCTCGCAACTCGGACGCGCTCCGACTTCTGCAACGGGTCCGCGACGAAGCCCATCGTTTCGCCCTCTCTTACCATCGGTCTATTCGGGGGAAGGGGCAGACCAGGTCCGCTCTCGATCCGTTGATGGGAGTCGGAAGGGTGAGGCGGGCGCGTCTGCTCGAGCGCTTCGGCAGCGTCGAGGGGGTCAGGCGCGCAAGCGTCGAGGCCCTGGTGCGCGTGCCTGGGATCGGGCCTCGGATCGCCCGGCGCATCAAGGAGGGGCTCGGGGCCGCAGAGATCCCGCGAGCGGAGATCTCCGGAGGGACCGTTGACGAGTCTTGA
- a CDS encoding tyrosine recombinase, translating into MGSGLGSPGASRRGSGPQRSRERRSPEGPLTSLEAALDAYLDHLRLERRLSARTVISYRSDLVQHVAFLLESGVTAWKQVDTELLRRDLARLHGEARARRSQQRYRSSLRGFYRRLLEEGEIDQSPARDLEGPRVARRLPESLSIEEIERLLDAAGGREPLDLRDRALLEIAYGAGLRASELVGLGAEAVDLENRLIHVHGKGDRERVVPLGKPACRAVRDYVARARPRLAPGGGSERLFLNRRGRPLSRMGFFRIVRKRGEVAGLDPRRLHPHLLRHTYATHLLQNGASLRIVQELLGHRSLTTTEIYTAVDPAYLRRIHRQHHPRGGG; encoded by the coding sequence CTGGGATCGGGCCTCGGATCGCCCGGCGCATCAAGGAGGGGCTCGGGGCCGCAGAGATCCCGCGAGCGGAGATCTCCGGAGGGACCGTTGACGAGTCTTGAGGCGGCGCTGGACGCCTACCTCGACCACCTGCGCCTCGAGAGGCGCCTCTCCGCGCGCACCGTCATCTCCTACCGGAGCGACCTGGTCCAACACGTCGCCTTTCTGCTGGAGTCCGGCGTGACGGCCTGGAAGCAGGTCGACACAGAGCTCCTGCGAAGGGACCTCGCGCGCCTGCACGGGGAGGCGAGAGCGCGGCGGAGTCAGCAGCGGTACAGGAGCAGCCTCCGGGGGTTCTACCGGCGCCTTCTGGAGGAGGGGGAGATCGACCAGAGCCCCGCCAGGGACCTGGAAGGCCCCCGCGTGGCGCGGCGACTTCCCGAGAGCCTCTCGATCGAGGAGATCGAGAGGCTCCTGGATGCGGCGGGCGGGCGGGAGCCTCTCGACTTGCGGGACCGCGCGCTTCTCGAGATCGCTTATGGCGCAGGTCTGCGCGCCTCGGAGCTGGTCGGCTTGGGCGCTGAGGCCGTCGACCTGGAGAACCGCCTGATCCACGTTCATGGCAAGGGAGACAGGGAGCGGGTGGTTCCTCTGGGCAAGCCGGCCTGCCGGGCCGTGCGGGACTACGTCGCGAGGGCTCGCCCCCGCTTGGCCCCCGGTGGGGGATCGGAGCGCCTCTTTCTCAACCGCCGGGGTCGCCCCCTCTCGCGAATGGGCTTCTTCCGGATCGTTCGAAAGAGGGGAGAGGTGGCCGGCCTCGATCCTCGCCGCCTCCATCCGCATCTCCTGAGACACACCTACGCGACCCACCTCCTCCAGAACGGAGCATCCTTGAGGATCGTTCAGGAGCTACTGGGCCATCGCTCCCTGACCACGACGGAGATCTACACAGCCGTCGACCCCGCCTACCTCAGGCGGATTCACAGACAGCACCACCCCCGCGGCGGGGGATGA
- a CDS encoding DEAD/DEAH box helicase, giving the protein MAPVKRFAVGDTLHHVDYGEGMVVGVRPRPFFDILEVAFQDGVRRLNSNHPRVGQKAPEPAGAPQPSENAPEEARPGTQDENGALCIDPETVDAFRSLAEMPKGSAERFLVHLAAERLALTRGFENLLCLNGVRDLERYDFQIRAVLRALRQMRGRALLADEVGLGKTIEAGLILKEYALRGLVRRALVLAPVSLLTQWREELTHKFDLPFVVRARGEGWGNHAFLIASLDTAKTERNREEIGRQGFDILVVDEAHRLRNHLTQGWRFVDALSLKYLLLLTATPVQNDLRELYNLVTLLKPGVLGTYRAFRKQFMVRGDKRLPKNTRQLSSLLSEIMIRTTRSSTALKFPKREVMIETFDLSPEERRLYDGVSSFVHDIVSDSEPDEYGHWHFLLLVLQKEMGSSHLAAQKTLERSARVFRTGNQAKRLKRLVEMARAVRVSRKFEGLQQLLSKTDADEKVLIFTQFRRTLEFLESGLRALGEEPAIFHGSLTAAEKDTAVEAFRRDRRILISTEAGGEGRNLQFCRTVVNYDLPWNPMRIEQRIGRVHRLGQTRDTRIHNFTAKDTVEDYVLAILHRKINMFELVIGEMDMVLGQWSERESFEQRVFQIWASHRNRKDLEEAFGAFGEDLLLARKRYEKIRDYDQAIFESVGAREGEIS; this is encoded by the coding sequence TTGGCTCCGGTCAAGCGGTTCGCGGTGGGGGACACGCTCCACCATGTCGACTACGGGGAGGGGATGGTCGTTGGGGTGCGCCCCCGCCCCTTCTTCGACATCCTGGAGGTCGCCTTCCAGGACGGCGTGCGCAGGCTGAACTCCAACCACCCGCGCGTCGGCCAGAAGGCCCCGGAGCCTGCGGGCGCCCCCCAACCGAGCGAGAACGCGCCCGAGGAGGCGCGCCCCGGGACGCAGGACGAGAACGGCGCCCTTTGCATCGATCCCGAGACGGTCGACGCCTTCCGATCGCTCGCGGAGATGCCCAAGGGAAGCGCAGAGCGATTCCTGGTCCACCTCGCCGCGGAACGCCTCGCGCTCACAAGGGGATTCGAGAACCTGCTCTGCCTGAACGGCGTCCGCGATCTCGAGCGCTATGACTTCCAGATCCGGGCCGTCCTCAGGGCGCTCCGCCAGATGCGGGGCAGGGCCCTGCTCGCCGATGAAGTCGGTCTGGGAAAGACGATCGAGGCGGGACTGATCCTCAAGGAGTACGCGCTGCGAGGCCTGGTCCGGCGCGCGCTCGTGCTCGCGCCCGTTTCCCTGCTCACGCAGTGGCGGGAAGAGCTGACGCACAAGTTCGATCTTCCGTTCGTCGTGCGCGCCCGGGGCGAGGGATGGGGGAACCACGCCTTCCTGATCGCCTCGCTCGACACCGCCAAGACGGAGCGCAATCGGGAGGAGATCGGGCGCCAGGGATTCGACATCCTCGTGGTTGACGAGGCCCACCGCCTCCGCAATCACCTCACCCAGGGCTGGAGGTTCGTGGACGCCCTCTCGTTGAAGTACCTCCTTCTCCTCACGGCCACGCCCGTCCAGAACGACCTGCGCGAACTCTACAACCTCGTGACTCTGCTGAAGCCTGGCGTGCTGGGAACCTATCGGGCGTTCAGGAAGCAGTTCATGGTGCGGGGCGACAAGCGGTTGCCCAAGAACACGCGGCAGCTCTCCTCTCTTCTGAGCGAGATCATGATCCGGACGACGAGAAGCTCGACGGCGCTCAAGTTTCCCAAGCGCGAGGTGATGATCGAGACCTTCGACTTGAGCCCGGAGGAGAGGCGCCTCTATGACGGGGTGTCGAGCTTCGTCCACGACATCGTCTCCGACAGCGAGCCGGACGAGTACGGCCATTGGCACTTCCTCTTGCTCGTGCTCCAGAAGGAAATGGGCAGCAGCCACCTCGCCGCGCAGAAGACTCTCGAACGCTCGGCGCGGGTCTTCCGGACGGGAAACCAAGCGAAGAGACTGAAGCGCCTGGTCGAGATGGCCCGCGCCGTGCGCGTCAGCAGGAAGTTCGAGGGCCTGCAGCAACTCCTGAGCAAGACCGACGCCGACGAGAAAGTCCTCATCTTCACCCAGTTCCGCCGCACCCTCGAGTTCCTCGAGTCGGGGCTTCGCGCCCTGGGGGAGGAGCCGGCGATCTTCCACGGCAGCCTCACAGCGGCGGAGAAGGACACTGCCGTCGAGGCCTTTCGGCGCGACAGGCGGATCCTGATCAGCACGGAAGCAGGGGGAGAGGGGCGCAATCTGCAGTTCTGTCGCACCGTGGTCAACTACGACCTCCCGTGGAATCCGATGCGGATCGAGCAGCGCATCGGCCGCGTGCATCGTCTGGGTCAGACTCGAGACACGAGGATCCACAACTTCACCGCCAAGGACACGGTCGAGGACTACGTCCTCGCCATTCTCCACCGGAAGATCAACATGTTCGAGCTGGTCATCGGCGAGATGGACATGGTCCTCGGCCAATGGAGCGAGCGGGAGAGCTTCGAACAGCGCGTCTTCCAGATCTGGGCGAGTCACCGCAACAGGAAGGACCTCGAGGAGGCCTTCGGCGCCTTCGGTGAGGATCTTCTGCTGGCGCGCAAACGCTACGAGAAGATCCGCGACTATGACCAGGCGATCTTCGAGTCGGTCGGGGCGCGGGAGGGGGAGATCTCGTGA
- a CDS encoding tetratricopeptide repeat protein, whose product MTERLSKEELREDPVLKAAARFAQAVRERAATIAIVVGVLVVALVAVHFMRQSRAKTARQAAVVLLDAESYYQNGMLEMAARQFQETAERHGSTPSGKLARLRNADCLLEMGRPEEAARLYEAFLRTRPSDGLLRASALRGTAASLLALGRVEDAGRKFLESAAVDGSPMRSDDLASAGSAFADAGKYDDAIAAYRLLLEKFPESPRAREAREGLAAAAARKGP is encoded by the coding sequence TTGACGGAGAGGCTTTCCAAGGAAGAGCTGCGCGAGGATCCGGTCCTTAAGGCCGCCGCGCGCTTCGCCCAGGCGGTCCGGGAGAGGGCCGCGACGATCGCCATCGTGGTCGGAGTCTTGGTGGTGGCCCTCGTGGCGGTGCATTTCATGCGCCAGTCTCGCGCCAAGACTGCCCGGCAGGCCGCAGTCGTTCTGCTCGACGCGGAGTCCTACTACCAGAACGGAATGCTGGAGATGGCCGCCCGGCAGTTCCAGGAGACGGCAGAGAGGCACGGAAGCACCCCGAGCGGGAAGCTCGCCCGCCTGCGCAACGCCGACTGCCTGCTCGAGATGGGACGGCCCGAGGAGGCCGCCCGTCTCTATGAGGCATTCCTCCGAACGCGTCCTTCAGATGGATTGCTCCGGGCCTCTGCTCTGAGAGGGACGGCGGCCTCGCTTCTCGCCCTCGGCAGGGTCGAGGACGCGGGGCGGAAGTTCCTGGAATCGGCGGCTGTCGACGGCTCGCCCATGCGATCCGACGATCTCGCGTCGGCCGGATCGGCCTTCGCGGACGCCGGGAAGTACGACGACGCGATTGCGGCCTACCGGCTGCTGCTCGAGAAGTTTCCGGAAAGCCCCCGGGCGCGCGAGGCGCGCGAGGGGCTCGCGGCGGCCGCGGCGCGCAAGGGGCCCTGA
- a CDS encoding insulinase family protein, whose protein sequence is MPPAISWGVIRLRRAWQPFTERLEYSRGPWLPGLLTGGPESAPSQGGETQWTLLRPFALTSAVSDCRGRAVRQAGACDCVCCSSGSRASVLCDRLAARRVQRGAGRWREGGGMQGTAMRFERAAGRGAELTTLHNSSYAPLRQSLKRALGAGFLAFSLLLACLSPVAAGGARADLNPPRWGYLDNGMAYLLLENHAAPLIGSSVFVHSGSAREDFTTSGASHFLEHLLFNGTESRTQEQLYAEVDALGAYNNATTRRNHVLYMMLTPSEKIRQGLEIQRDMLFHSILPPEKLEKERGIILAELAKDKDAGTFDRERLLDLMTFGPGGLGLALPVLGSERSIKALSRETILSFYKGLYTPQNMSVLVIGDFASSEMERALHEIFGAEPPGPVPPAAALAEPAWDPSPTVASSGGATAVQQWTFPGPSPDGPACLAVECLTSLLAGESFSPFERALRERFPRGIHSCGGWLDFAPGGTFLRIRVETDADLDWRAVEPVVPEILRTIPLPSESDLHGWKVSQETEEFFLREKPHFYGIVRGDKIAGQGLSSILTLPERLARLTIEDLETEHSRWPGDRFRLAVVLPREETKPDDTSGAGAAHLRTTLRNGIDLLVLSGAESPVLALHLLVRGRSEVEPDGLDGAVELLHRLMQVRTSKSSPEQLARRLRGIGAEVKTADDPNIPYDDFYSSPRASFVRLQTLDEHAEEAFALLAELLGPPAWTDEEFGEQQKAMLAAAQRASASAATAGRAIARRALHGSAPRSRAVFGTPETLARITPPALRDLARRYWIGNRMLLVVGTSLPPEDVVALAERHLGELPAGSSPPPLDLGESIAARLRGSLPSADSIPPDLPGLALPESVLFRVHRMDAKQGSLVYSRLLGRVDGETQPAIEVWNAVLSSAIQFQLRETEGLAYSIGSSVEWLDDGTVLWTASAGSASKNLPRILAGFDEFLGAALANAPDSAAVTTQAAQIYGRALMRRATRMNRAYAAGMAMLSGEDPLGIDERLRAPMAVTARDVGAALPSLRGKGPGLVVVTY, encoded by the coding sequence ATGCCGCCGGCGATTTCTTGGGGTGTCATCCGCCTCCGCCGTGCCTGGCAGCCATTCACGGAACGCCTAGAGTATTCTCGCGGTCCGTGGCTGCCGGGACTGCTCACGGGCGGCCCAGAGTCGGCCCCCTCGCAAGGAGGCGAGACTCAGTGGACGCTGTTGCGTCCATTCGCTCTCACCTCCGCGGTTTCGGATTGCAGGGGGCGTGCCGTTCGGCAGGCAGGGGCGTGCGACTGCGTATGCTGCTCTAGCGGCTCGCGCGCCAGCGTGTTGTGTGACAGGCTTGCCGCCCGGCGGGTTCAGCGGGGGGCAGGCCGCTGGAGGGAAGGAGGCGGAATGCAAGGGACGGCGATGCGATTTGAGCGGGCCGCAGGGCGTGGGGCTGAATTGACTACGTTACATAATAGTTCTTATGCGCCATTACGACAGAGCCTCAAAAGGGCTCTCGGGGCCGGCTTCCTGGCCTTCTCCCTTCTGCTGGCATGCCTCTCCCCCGTCGCTGCCGGCGGCGCGCGGGCCGATCTGAACCCGCCACGCTGGGGCTACCTCGACAACGGCATGGCCTACCTGCTTCTCGAGAACCACGCCGCCCCCCTCATCGGCAGCTCGGTCTTCGTCCACTCGGGGTCGGCCCGCGAGGACTTCACGACGAGCGGGGCGAGCCACTTCCTCGAGCATCTTCTCTTCAATGGGACGGAGAGCCGGACGCAGGAGCAGCTCTATGCGGAGGTCGATGCCCTTGGCGCCTATAACAACGCGACGACGCGCCGGAACCATGTCCTCTACATGATGCTGACTCCATCGGAGAAGATCCGGCAGGGGCTGGAGATCCAGCGGGACATGCTCTTTCACTCGATCCTTCCTCCCGAGAAGCTCGAGAAAGAGAGGGGCATCATCCTAGCGGAACTCGCCAAGGACAAGGACGCGGGGACTTTCGACCGCGAGCGGCTCCTCGATCTGATGACCTTCGGTCCAGGAGGGCTTGGGCTAGCCCTTCCGGTGCTTGGCAGCGAACGCTCGATCAAGGCCCTGAGCCGCGAGACGATCCTCTCCTTCTATAAGGGTCTCTATACGCCGCAAAACATGAGCGTGCTGGTGATTGGCGACTTTGCTTCAAGCGAAATGGAAAGGGCGCTTCATGAGATCTTCGGGGCCGAGCCCCCGGGGCCGGTTCCGCCAGCCGCAGCCCTGGCAGAGCCGGCGTGGGACCCCTCCCCTACCGTCGCCAGCAGTGGGGGAGCGACGGCGGTCCAGCAATGGACCTTTCCGGGCCCCTCCCCCGATGGACCCGCATGCCTGGCCGTCGAGTGTCTGACCTCGCTCCTCGCCGGAGAGAGCTTCTCCCCGTTCGAAAGGGCTCTGCGGGAGCGCTTCCCGCGCGGGATCCACTCTTGCGGCGGGTGGCTCGACTTCGCTCCCGGGGGCACCTTCCTGCGTATCCGCGTCGAGACGGACGCAGATCTGGACTGGCGGGCCGTCGAGCCGGTCGTGCCGGAGATCCTGCGGACGATCCCACTCCCCTCGGAGTCCGATCTGCATGGATGGAAGGTCAGCCAGGAAACCGAGGAGTTCTTCCTGCGGGAGAAGCCGCACTTCTACGGCATCGTTCGCGGAGACAAGATCGCCGGCCAGGGGCTCTCCTCGATCCTCACGCTTCCCGAGCGGCTCGCCCGCCTCACGATAGAAGACCTGGAAACGGAGCACTCTCGCTGGCCCGGGGATCGCTTCCGGCTGGCGGTCGTTCTGCCCCGCGAGGAAACGAAGCCCGACGACACCTCAGGGGCTGGCGCCGCGCACTTGAGGACGACCCTCCGCAACGGCATCGATCTGCTGGTTCTATCGGGTGCCGAGAGCCCCGTTCTCGCTCTCCATCTTCTGGTTCGCGGACGATCGGAGGTCGAGCCGGATGGATTGGATGGCGCCGTGGAGTTGCTCCACCGCCTGATGCAGGTCCGAACATCGAAGTCCTCGCCGGAGCAGCTCGCCCGCAGGCTCAGGGGGATCGGCGCTGAGGTGAAGACGGCCGATGACCCGAACATCCCCTATGACGACTTCTACTCGAGCCCTCGGGCCAGCTTCGTCCGATTGCAGACCTTGGACGAGCATGCTGAGGAGGCTTTCGCCCTGCTTGCCGAGCTCCTGGGCCCTCCGGCCTGGACCGACGAGGAGTTCGGGGAGCAGCAGAAGGCAATGCTCGCGGCAGCCCAACGCGCCTCGGCCAGCGCCGCAACCGCAGGGCGGGCGATCGCGCGAAGGGCGCTCCATGGTTCCGCTCCGCGGTCGCGCGCCGTTTTCGGAACCCCCGAGACGCTCGCGAGGATCACTCCCCCCGCGCTTCGCGATCTCGCGCGCCGCTACTGGATCGGCAATCGGATGCTCCTGGTCGTGGGAACTTCCCTGCCGCCGGAGGACGTCGTGGCGCTCGCCGAGCGTCACTTGGGCGAGCTTCCCGCCGGCTCGTCCCCTCCCCCGCTCGACTTGGGGGAATCGATTGCCGCGCGCCTTCGCGGGTCGCTCCCGAGCGCCGACTCGATCCCGCCGGACCTGCCGGGTCTCGCTCTCCCCGAGTCGGTTCTCTTTCGTGTTCACAGGATGGACGCCAAGCAAGGAAGCCTCGTCTATTCCCGCCTCCTGGGAAGGGTGGACGGCGAGACACAACCGGCGATCGAGGTCTGGAATGCGGTTCTCTCCTCCGCGATCCAGTTCCAGCTCCGCGAGACAGAGGGCCTCGCCTACTCGATCGGTTCCTCGGTCGAGTGGCTCGATGACGGCACGGTCCTCTGGACGGCCTCTGCCGGCTCCGCCAGCAAGAATCTCCCGCGGATCCTGGCCGGATTCGATGAGTTCCTGGGGGCGGCCCTCGCGAACGCGCCCGACTCCGCGGCCGTGACGACGCAGGCGGCGCAGATCTACGGCCGCGCCCTCATGAGGCGCGCGACCCGGATGAACAGGGCCTATGCGGCTGGGATGGCGATGCTGAGCGGAGAAGATCCCCTTGGGATCGACGAGAGGCTGCGAGCGCCGATGGCCGTGACGGCCCGGGATGTCGGTGCGGCTCTTCCGTCCCTTCGGGGGAAGGGCCCAGGCCTCGTCGTTGTCACCTACTGA
- a CDS encoding tetratricopeptide repeat protein: protein MRHRSRGCLAVLAVVLLPLCASAESMGAGERCEDLQAIRWVADLETALEQAEVEDKVVLANFYTGWCGWCRKMERETYRDPAVVKRSCRMVAVSVDGEKRADLARKLGATAFPTVVFLRWDGSPIQAVRGYKAPSDFALLLDRLLDAGAEEYTLRQRAKDHPELIEVRIDLARILLRRGAHEEACALLEETTEAGADLGEDRAGDLLLLRGRALMGAGRSGEARPLFAALAKMSRGRMRGIALYHLAESCLADGDRKEARKQFRRILETLPEGWLAARSRERLAELG, encoded by the coding sequence ATGCGGCATCGATCCCGGGGCTGCCTTGCGGTGCTGGCCGTCGTCCTGCTCCCTCTGTGTGCGTCCGCGGAGTCGATGGGGGCCGGGGAGAGATGCGAGGATCTTCAGGCGATAAGATGGGTCGCCGATCTGGAGACAGCGCTCGAGCAAGCCGAGGTGGAGGACAAGGTCGTCCTGGCGAACTTCTACACGGGCTGGTGCGGATGGTGCCGGAAGATGGAGCGCGAGACCTATCGGGACCCGGCCGTGGTCAAACGCTCATGCCGGATGGTCGCGGTGAGCGTGGATGGCGAGAAGAGGGCGGATCTCGCGCGCAAGCTCGGGGCGACGGCCTTTCCAACGGTCGTCTTCCTTCGCTGGGACGGTTCGCCGATCCAGGCAGTCCGGGGCTACAAGGCGCCGTCCGACTTCGCTCTGCTTCTGGATCGTCTCCTCGACGCCGGCGCAGAGGAGTACACGCTCCGCCAGAGGGCGAAGGACCATCCCGAGCTGATCGAGGTGAGGATCGACCTTGCGCGCATTCTCCTGCGTCGCGGCGCCCACGAGGAGGCATGCGCGCTGCTGGAGGAAACGACGGAGGCGGGGGCGGACCTCGGGGAAGATCGAGCGGGGGATCTCCTGCTACTGCGCGGGAGGGCGCTGATGGGGGCGGGACGCTCGGGCGAGGCGCGCCCGCTCTTCGCGGCGCTTGCGAAGATGAGCCGGGGAAGGATGCGCGGGATCGCCCTCTACCATCTGGCGGAGTCCTGCCTCGCCGATGGGGACAGGAAAGAGGCGCGCAAGCAGTTCCGACGGATCCTGGAGACGCTCCCGGAGGGATGGTTGGCGGCCCGCTCCCGCGAGCGGCTTGCCGAGCTCGGCTAG
- the trxA gene encoding thioredoxin, with amino-acid sequence MAQVIDVTDETFASVVLSSKIPVVVDFWAEWCNPCRLMAPVVKELAAEMDGKVLFAKLDVDANHATPGAYGIQGIPTLIFFVGGKPVGQQVGAMSKDALKSALAGALGVS; translated from the coding sequence ATGGCGCAGGTTATCGATGTCACAGATGAGACGTTCGCGAGCGTTGTGTTGAGCAGCAAGATCCCGGTCGTCGTGGACTTCTGGGCCGAATGGTGCAATCCCTGCAGGCTGATGGCGCCGGTCGTCAAGGAGCTCGCGGCTGAGATGGACGGCAAGGTCCTCTTCGCGAAGCTGGATGTGGACGCGAACCATGCGACGCCGGGCGCCTACGGGATCCAGGGGATCCCGACGCTCATCTTCTTCGTGGGGGGCAAGCCGGTGGGCCAGCAGGTCGGGGCCATGAGCAAGGATGCGCTCAAGAGCGCCCTGGCGGGCGCCCTCGGCGTCTCGTAG